Proteins encoded within one genomic window of Hevea brasiliensis isolate MT/VB/25A 57/8 chromosome 8, ASM3005281v1, whole genome shotgun sequence:
- the LOC110670081 gene encoding probable glycosyltransferase At3g07620, with protein sequence MAIFYFSFILCFSFFSSSLSIHSISITDSASLYLSPTILFPDYQKMLKSFRIYMYTPPKPFSFTSPVESLFFSSLKNSPFVTQDPEDAHLFFVPFPSDLSTRSIARVIRDLRMEFPYWNRTLGADHFYVSCAGLGYESDRNLVELKKNSVQISCFPAPDGKFVPHKDITLPPPANTHATQAPANRTARYRGFVKYNGVKESALINDLRSASDFLMETEPSDEKTLVDRFANSEFCLFEYGADTSGIGEALRFGCLPVVITDRPIKDLPLMDVLRWQEIAAFVGSTVNTNSGLKGVKRVLDRTCKDDTCEGMRRLGVAASHHLLWNEKPEPYDPFHMVVYELWLRRHTIRYARSEWI encoded by the coding sequence ATGGCTATCTTTTACTTCTCTTTCATTCTCTGCTTCTCTTTCTTCTCTTCATCACTCTCTATTCATTCTATATCCATCACTGATTCCGCTTCACTGTACCTCTCACCCACCATATTGTTCCCAGATTATCAGAAAATGCTGAAATCTTTCAGAATTTACATGTACACACCTCCCAAGCCTTTCTCTTTCACATCTCCAGTTGAgtctcttttcttctcttctcttaaAAACAGCCCCTTTGTAACCCAAGACCCAGAAGACGCTCACCTCTTCTTCGTGCCCTTCCCTTCCGATCTCTCCACGCGCTCGATTGCCCGCGTAATTAGAGACCTTCGAATGGAGTTCCCCTACTGGAATCGTACTCTGGGTGCCGATCATTTCTATGTTTCTTGTGCTGGTCTTGGCTACGAATCGGACCGAAATCTCGTCGAGTTGAAGAAGAACTCGGTGCAGATCTCTTGCTTCCCTGCACCGGACGGTAAGTTTGTTCCACACAAGGATATAACGTTGCCTCCGCCAGCGAATACTCACGCAACACAAGCGCCGGCGAACAGAACGGCGAGGTATCGAGGTTTTGTAAAATACAATGGGGTTAAAGAGTCAGCCCTAATCAACGACTTGAGAAGCGCTTCTGATTTTCTTATGGAAACTGAGCCGTCCGATGAGAAGACTTTGGTGGATAGATTTGCGAATAGCGAGTTTTGTTTGTTCGAATACGGAGCCGATACTTCGGGGATAGGAGAAGCGCTGCGTTTTGGGTGCTTGCCTGTGGTGATTACTGACCGTCCAATAAAGGATTTGCCGCTGATGGACGTGTTGAGATGGCAGGAGATTGCGGCGTTTGTGGGGTCCACTGTGAATACCAATAGTGGGCTTAAGGGAGTGAAGCGTGTGCTGGATCGCACGTGCAAAGACGATACGTGCGAGGGAATGAGGAGATTGGGTGTGGCGGCGAGTCATCATTTATTGTGGAATGAAAAACCGGAGCCGTACGATCCGTTCCATATGGTAGTGTATGAG